The region ACAAATTTTTATAGATCATGAATATTTTGTTAGTGAAGATGCCGATTTGATTATTGACGGGACTTTACCTTTAGCTGAACAGCTTAAATTCGTAAAAAAAGCACTGCAGCTGAAAAATTGAATTGTTATCTAACCTACTGTTTAACATAATCAGAACTTAGCAAAAATTTTTTATGCCTTATTCCAACAATTGGATTTACAGATACTTGGAGTGCAAAGGCCCCTTATTGATAGTCTTCAATGATTTCTGTTACCGTTATTTCTCCGCCGATCAACACTTCTGATAAGATATTTTCTGAGGGTGAAGACCAATATATTTTTGCTTGTTCAATTTTTTCAAGAAACGATTTATTTTCTATTGAAGGCAATAAAGCAGCATTGCCTTTAAAAATTTTCCCGTTTGTTTCAAGGTTAACGATTTGTACGACTTCTCTATTATAAGAGCTAAATATCTTTTGCCATTGAGCTAAACTATTCAAATCTTCCGTTCCGTATAAACATTCAAATCTTGATGGCAGTTCTGGAAAATGTTCCAGTCGAACCATTTCAGTAATCACTTCTCTAACAGCTTTAGAAGAATGATCAAAAGCATTTTTCAAAAATTCTATTTCATTTTCTTCTAGCTTAGAATCCAGCTCACTAATTGCTTGATCAAGAGTTCTTTCTTTGAGGTCACTAAACCCATTCTCTAAAAAGAAATAATATAATCGATTTTTGTGATGACTTCCAAAATTTATTTTTTGCCCTTTATATATTGGTTTTCTTGTAACTAGATGATAATAGCCCAAACTATCCCTCCTTTTATCGTTATTTTCGCAGTTTAACTACTTCGTCATTTGTACTTGATCCTCTTCATGAAGAAATTCTCTCTAAATATTAGTTTGCTTACCCTAAGTATAGAAAGTTCTATCACTTAAGTCACACAAAAAATGTTTACGTGACTTAAAACTCTTTTTTTTAGTACTTAAGGTAGGCAAAACAATTGAGACAGTGATGCACTCCATGATAATTTCATTATCATTTTTTAAATCAAGCTAAGCAACAAAATAACTTTTTGAACGACAAAAAAAGATACCATCCGCAGATGATACCTTTTTTGATTTGCGCGGCAGCGTCCTACTCTCACAAAGGGAAACCCTTCACTACCATCGGCGCTAAGAAGCTTAACTGCTGTGTTCGGCATGGGAACAGGTGTGACCTTCTTGCCATTGCCACCGCACATCTTGCATATAAGAGAACGTTGTTCTCTCAAAACTGGGTATTGTTTACTGTAAAGTTGGTTTAAAACCGTTCGTTCACCGTTTAAAAAATTGGTTAAGTCCTCGACCGATTAGTATTGGTCCGCTCCATACATCGCTGTACTTCCACTTCCAACCTATCTACCTGATCATCTCTCAGGGGTCTTACTCACTTACGTGATGGGAAATCTCATCTTGAGGGGGGCTTCACGCTTAGATGCTTTCAGCGTTTATCCCGTCCACACATAGCTACCCAGCAATGCCCTTGGCAGAACAACTGGTACACCAGCGGTGTGTCCATCCCGGTCCTCTCGTACTAAGGACAGCTCCTCTCAAATTTCCTGCGCCCGCGACGGATAGGGACCGAACTGTCTCACGACGTTCTGAACCCAGCTCGCGTACCGCTTTAATGGGCGAACAGCCCAACCCTTGGGACCGACTACAGCCCCAGGATGCGATGAGCCGACATCGAGGTGCCAAACCTCCCCGTCGATGTGGACTCTTGGGGGAGATAAGCCTGTTATCCCCAGGGTAGCTTTTATCCGTTGAGCGATGGCCCTTCCATGCGGAACCACCGGATCACTAAGCCCGACTTTCGTCCCTGCTCGACTTGTAGGTCTCGCAGTCAAGCTCCCTTCTGCCTTTACACTCTACGAATGATTTCCAACCATTCTGAGGGAACCTTTGGGCGCCTCCGTTACACTTTAGGAGGCGACCGCCCCAGTCAAACTGCCCGTCAGACACTGTCTCCCAGCCAGATCATGGCTGAGGGTTAGAGTGGTCATACAGCAAGGGTAGTATCCCACCATTGCCTCCACCAAGACTAGCGTCCTGGCTTCATTGGCTCCTACCTATCCTGTACAAGCTGTACAAACACTCAATATCAAACTGCAGTAAAGCTCCATGGGGTCTTTCCGTCCTGTCGCGGGTAACCTGCATCTTCACAGGTACTATAATTTCACCGAGTCTCTCGTTGAGACAGTGCCCAAATCATTACGCCTTTCGTGCGGGTCGGAACTTACCCGACAAGGAATTTCGCTACCTTAGGACCGTTATAGTTACGGCCGCCGTTTACTGGGGCTTCAATTCTGAGCTTCGCCTTACGGCTAACCCATCCTCTTAACCTTCCAGCACCGGGCAGGCGTCAGCCCCTATACGTCATCTTTCGATTTAGCAGAGACCTGTGTTTTTGATAAACAGTTGCTTGGGCCTATTCACTGCGGCTGACCAAATGGTCAGCACCCCTTCTCCCGAAGTTACGGGGTCATTTTGCCGAGTTCCTTAACGAGAGTTCTCTCGCACACCTTAGGATTCTCTCCTCGACTACCTGTGTCGGTTTGCGGTACGGGCAGATCGTTTCTCACTAGAAGCTTTTCTTGACAGTGTGACATCAGGAACTTCGGTACTTGATTTCCCTCCCCATCACAACTTGTCCTTAAGGGAATAAGCATTTGACTCATTCCCAGACTTA is a window of Carnobacterium mobile DSM 4848 DNA encoding:
- a CDS encoding DUF2441 domain-containing protein translates to MGYYHLVTRKPIYKGQKINFGSHHKNRLYYFFLENGFSDLKERTLDQAISELDSKLEENEIEFLKNAFDHSSKAVREVITEMVRLEHFPELPSRFECLYGTEDLNSLAQWQKIFSSYNREVVQIVNLETNGKIFKGNAALLPSIENKSFLEKIEQAKIYWSSPSENILSEVLIGGEITVTEIIEDYQ